One window of Phaenicophaeus curvirostris isolate KB17595 chromosome 22, BPBGC_Pcur_1.0, whole genome shotgun sequence genomic DNA carries:
- the MFN2 gene encoding mitofusin-2, with product MSLLFTRSNSIVAVKKDKRHMAEVNASPLKHFVTAKKKINGIFEQLAAYINESASFLEETHRNIELDPVTTEEQVLEVKGYLSKVSGISEVLARRHMKVAFFGRTSNGKSTVINAMLWDKVLPSGIGHTTNCFLRVEGTDGHEAFLLTEGSEEKKSVKTVNQLAHALHQDELLNAGSLVSVMWPNSKCPLLKDDLVLMDSPGIDVTTELDSWIDKFCLDADVFVLVANSESTLMQTEKQFFHKVNERLSRPNIFILNNRWDASASEPEYMEEVRRQHMERCTSFLVDELGVVDRTQAGDRIFFVSAKEVLNARIQKAQGMPEGGGALADGFQVRMFEFQNFERRFEECISQSAVKTKFEQHTVRAKQIAEDVRLIMDSVHIAAQEQRVYCLEMREERQERLGFIDKQLELLTHDYKRKIKQITEEVERQVSNAMAEEIRRLSVLVDEYQADFHPSQVVLKVYKSELHKHIEEGLGRNMSDRCSNAITASLQTMQQEMIDGLKPLLPLSLRGQIDMLIPRQCFTLSYDLNCDKLCADFQEDIEFHFSLGWTMLVNRFLGPKNGRRALMGYNDQVQRPLTPANPSLPPLPQGSMTQEELMVSMVTGLASLTSRTSMGIIVVGGVVWKAVGWRLIALSFGLYGLLYVYERLTWTTKAKERAFKRQFVEYASEKLQLIVSYTGSNCSHQVQQELAGTFAHLCQQVDVTRENLEQEISAMNKKIEVLDSLQSKAKLLRNKAGWLDSELNMFTHQYLQQSR from the exons aAACACACAGGAACATAGAGCTTGATCCTGTCACCACGGAAGAGCAGGTACTGGAAGTCAAAGGCTACCTGTCAAAAGTCAGTGGCATTAGTGAAGTGTTGGCCAGGCGACACATGAAAGTTGCTTTTTTTGGAAG AACAAGCAATGGAAAAAGCACTGTGATAAATGCCATGCTGTGGGACAAAGTCCTTCCTTCAGGAATTGGACACACCACTAATTGTTTCCTGCGTGTAGAAGGGACAGATGGACATGAAGCTTTCCTGCTTACTGAGGgctcagaggaaaagaaaagtgttAAG ACAGTAAACCAGCTGGCTCATGCCCTTCATCAAGATGAACTTCTGAATGCTGGCAGCCTTGTTAGTGTAATGTGGCCCAATTCCAAATGTCCTCTTTTAAAAGATGACCTGGTGCTGATGGACAG CCCCGGAATTGATGTAACCACAGAACTGGACAGTTGGATTGACAAATTCTGCCTAGATGCTGATGTATTTGTCCTGGTGGCAAATTCTGAATCAACATTGATGCAAACC GAGAAACAGTTCTTTCACAAGGTGAATGAACGTCTGTCTCGAcccaatatatttattttaaataaccgCTGGGATGCATCTGCCTCTGAACCAGAATACATGGAAGAG GTGCGTCGACAGCACATGGAGCGCTGTACCAGCTTCCTGGTAGATGAGCTGGGTGTGGTGGATCGAACCCAGGCAGGGGATCGCATTTTCTTTGTGTCAGCAAAAGAAGTGCTCAATGCCAGGATTCAGAAGGCTCAAGGGATGCCAGAAGGAG GTGGAGCATTGGCAGATGGATTCCAAGTTAGAATGTTTGAGTTTCAGAACTTCGAGAGAAGATTTGAG GAGTGTATCTCACAGTCAGCAGTAAAAACAAAATTTGAGCAGCACACGGTGAGAGCGAAGCAGATTGCAGAGGATGTTCGTCTCATCATGGATTCTGTGCATATTGCTGCCCAGGAACAGCG GGTTTACTGTCTGGAAATGCGAGAGGAACGACAGGAACGTTTAGGTTTTATTGACAAACAGCTGGAGCTCCTTACTCATGACTACAAGcggaaaataaaacagatcaCAGAGGAAGTGGAGAGGCAG GTTTCAAATGCAATGGCAGAAGAAATCAGACGGCTCTCAGTGTTGGTAGATGAATACCAAGCAGACTTCCATCCATCTCAAGTTGTTCTTAAAGTCTACAAGAGT GAGCTGCATAAACACATCGAGGAAGGCCTGGGCCGTAACATGTCAGATCGTTGCTCCAATGCaatcacagcttccctgcagacaATGCAGCAAGAAATGATAG ATGGTTTAAAACCCCTCCTCCCACTCTCTTTGCGGGGCCAGATAGACATGTTAATTCCCCGACAGTGCTTCACGCTCAGCTATGATCTGAACTGTGACAAGCTTTGTGCTGACTTCCAAGAGGACATAGAATTCCATTTCTCTCTTGGATGGACGATGCTGGTCAACAGGTTTTTGGGACCAAAGAATGGTCGCCGGGCCTTGATGGGCTATAATGACCAG GTTCAACGCCCTTTAACACCAGCAAATCCCAGTCTGCCTCCTTTGCCTCAGGGCTCTATGACCCAGGAAGAGCTCATGGTGTCAATGGTGACTGGACTGGCCTCATTAACTTCCCGAACTTCCATGGGAATCATCGtggttggcggtgtg GTCTGGAAGGCTGTGGGTTGGAGACTGATTGCACTCTCTTTTGGCCTTTATGGGCTCCTCTACGTATACGAGCGCCTCACTTGGACGACAAAAGCGAAAGAGCGAGCTTTCAAACGGCAGTTTGTAGAGTACGCAAGTGAGAAATTGCAGCTCATTGTCAGCTATACAGGTTCTAATTGCAGCCACCAAGTGCAACA AGAGCTTGCTGGAACATTTGCTCACCTGTGTCAGCAAGTGGATGTCACACGGGAGAATCTCGAACAGGAAATTTCTGccatgaataaaaaaattgaagttcTGGATTCActgcagagcaaagcaaaactgctgAG GAATAAAGCGGGTTGGCTTGACAGTGAGCTCAACATGTTCACACATCAGTACCTGCAGCAAAGCAGATAg